TTGTCAACTAGAAACGGTACATTTTATTGCGACGTACGTCAACTTTCGAGAAGAGTTCCGACCGGAAGTATTGAAAGAAGCAACAGCTGAAAATGATGTAGAAATCTCTGCAGTAAATCAAATAAATTGAATTTTTATCCTTAAAAATGTGTGATGTATTTAACTTTGACTAGAATTCCTAGATACAAATAACTTTTTATAATTTGGTGCCTTCTCAAACCACATAAATTACACTTACACATTAACCAAAAAAAATCTTGCCAGCTTTTCTCCCCTTGCACCTGTAGATTTTCCTGAAATCTCCACCAAACAGGGGGCAGAAACCACCTTTGTCTTGAGTTTGATTCCAGGTTCAATATGCCACGAAGATAATTTAAAACGATCACCTGCTGGACCTCTCAGAAAACAATCTACATGAGCAACACAGCATTTCCTCCTTCAAAACGGTTCTTCAGTTCTAGGTGTTTGCTCTTCATCTGTATACAGGTGATCTGCTGAAGACTCTTCCTGTTGGTCTCAACAATTGAGACTCTTCTGGGTCTCGTATCGGTACCGACAGTGCAGCTTTTTAGGACCCAGCTCCTCAGAACACTGAGGAGGTCTATTTCAAATTAATAAATGGGAGAAGGTTCCTTTATGCTGAGACCCTGCAGGGGTTTCTGTGCTGATGACCATTAGCGGTGCAAACTTTAAAATAGGCAGAAACCTGATCAGATGTAAATGATAAACCAGCAGGAGCTCACGCCTGTCATCACTCAGCTAAGAAGCACTGATGTTTCTGAtgccttccttccttttgcTATTAgtcaccacagcaacaacagcatcCTTGCAGCTGCAGTCAGTTTGTTGGCAACAGAGCAAAAGCCAGTCTTTTCGGGTGTCAGCAGGTATGTGAGGTACATATACATGTGTAAATGTGATATAAGCAGGCGGAAAATGCGACGGTTGAGACTCCCAGTTTTAAGCTTTGAAAATTCATcaaaacctttttatttatttttttataattaACATTAATAAAATTATTTACATTGGGGATTGTAACAAGTGCAGAAAGTCttcatccctcctcttccttgaTGTCCACAGGTCCTCTGTTGGGCGGCAGAGACGCTTTGATTCGCTGCCAACGTTTGGGCGGCCAAATGATGTGAGACGCTCGACCATGGAGGAGCCCCACGGACACCTGGAAAACAGCGACAGCGGCTGTGGACCAAAGACTTTCCTTAACAGTGCTAGCAGCCTTTAGCTAACAGTCACAGGTTCAATTCTATCATTAATAATCAGTAATTCATTCAGTTGATTCAATGCTAAATCTGCAGAAACTCAATCCTGGCAGCAGTGATATTGCTCTGTAGTTTGTGGTtcaaggtttagggttagggttagggttagggtacgtgcgtgcgtgcgtgcgtgcgtaccgGGCCAAAGCTGTTGCTGTCCAGACTGTGTCCGTGATGATCACCTTCGATCCAGAAGTGACCATCAGGGATTCTGACGTAACGATTCTTGTAGCTCAGAGTCCTGCAGTAAAAACAGGATGAGCTCTTTGCATACAGGAGAAGTGACTCACAATCACAATGCAGCAACTTTTTTCCAACAGGTGGTGTCCTGCTGGGGAATTAGCTCCTTACCTGATGAAGTCTCCTTCCAGGCCAATGACGCGTTTAATGATCTTCTGCTGGGGGTTCTTAGGGGACCTGGAGGAACAGAAGAAACCTCAGAAATGATGCACAGTGTGGTTACAGTTAGAGCTGGTTTAGATCAAGTCTGGACCACCCAGACCTCCCCCTGTAGCAGAAACTCCTCCCTTCACTTTCATCCTTTCTTCATTCATCCACCACTTTCACAGAGTGGAGGATCAAACCTGAATGACAGCTCAGAGAGCCAATGGGATTTAATGACACCAACATGGGGGCAGCTCATTGGTCGGTCtctggtgatgtgtgtgtgtgatggatgaTCGCCACcagcagaggagagaaaggaaggaagaatgACAAACACAAGCCATTAttctgtcactcacacacactctctctctctcagttgCTGTGGCAAGGAACAGAATAGAGAGGCACACATTCTCACAGACAGGACTGCTGTTAACACACTGACTTCcaaaaaacacacgcacacatatacgcacacacacattcacaagcTTCTGCAGCCATGTCAGGACTACCTGCTGGatatctgctgctgcttcacagaACATGACAGATTTCACTTCTATTGGTGAGTGTTCATTAGTGACCgctgtgcatgcgtgcatgcatgcgtgtgtgtgtgggctgcagcagcactgagcAGCTCAGCCTGCTGATCTGACAGCAGAGGGGAATAATAAGGATGGAGGGATGCTGCGGGTCTGTCAGCAGTGGCGAAGGTTTCACCTCTTCAGGGTGCCAGTGCGGGTCAGAAGAAGCTCAACACAGTGGTCACCTCCTGGAACAGCCAACGCCGCACTGCTGTGTTCAAGTCGCACAGCAATCACTTAAAGCCTGAGGGTCAGCATGAGACGTTTTACTGCCGGAGCCCCTTGCTGAGAGCAGAACCTCCACATTTGTCCGTCGTGTCCTTATCTTCTGGTCCCAGAGGATTATAGAACAATTTGCTAATCTCAGATATCTCCAAcatgatttctttattttttagaaatctGTGAGAAGAAACTCAAGCCTCATGTTACCTAAATGTTGAACATAAATGTGTTGCTTTCTTTAATGGAATGGGGTCatacagcagcttcctgtctgcggGGACAAAAATGTTGGCTCTCAGCTGAGGAGCAAACCCGACTGTTCAGACATACCAGAACATCCCATGTGTCATGGGTGGCTCGTCCAGGCTTCAGTCCCTGACCTCAGCAATGAATCAAAGCATCAATAAGTGCAGTCGACGCCGTCACCTCATCCAGAATCACTGCCAATAGCCACGGCAAGCGCATTCCAGGAGATCCAGCGGGTCAGAATCAAACCAAGCACGCTTGATGTGATCAGTGTCTTaacttctcttctctctcctcagatGAAAACCTGCACCGCTGGCAGTGATGGAGGATGATCAGAACGGAAGGCAGAGCCTCTCAGAGCCGCTGAAGCATCCCTGGAGGACAGTTGACCTTCAAGTCCAGCATCTGTTCAATCCTAGGAGGAGGATGGAATCAGAAGCTTCAGCATTCCGCCGTCAGCAGAATCTCCTCGTGGATGGTGACCAATGATTGTTTATTGGTGAAGTCAGTGGCTCCGTGAGGATCGATTCCTGGAGGAATCCAGGGTGAAGGCGCCGGCCGTAGCGGCTTGTTTGCTGGCTGTGGCTGTTCTGGCCTCTGAGAGGGTCGAGCGCTGCCCACTCTCCTGTCTCTGTGAGACACGTACTTGGTTCTCGCCCAGCTCTGTCTGTGCTGAGGCCTTCACAGTGGACTGTAATGATCTGGGCCTGTTGGTGTTGCCGGCCTGGTTCCCCTCACAGActcaggttctgctgctgcagggcaaCAACATTGCAAGGGTGGAGAACACTCTGGGACACTTGGAGAATGTCACTGAAATTAACTTGTCTCAGAACATTTCCTCCGTGGCAGACGTGTGTCTTGGGTGGCTTCCTGAGCTGTTGTCgctccacctggaggagaaTCTGGTCCAGGAGCTGGCTGAAAGCTGCCTGGCCTCACTCCCAAACCTCCAAGAGTTCTACATCAACCACAACCTGATCTCCTTCATCAGCCCCGGAGCTTTCCGGGGTTTCAGCAGGCTGACAAGGCTCCATCTCAACTCGAATCAGCTAAGGATCATCAACTTTCGGTGGTTTCAGCACCTCCCAAACCTGGAGGTACCAATAATGGCAGAAAACCCGATCCTCCAGGTGACTCACATGAACTTTAAACCCCTGGTGAACCTCAGAAGCCTTGTGCTCGCAAAGATAAACTTGACTGAAGTTCCAAAAAACGCTCTAGTGGGACTCAACAGATTGGAAAGTATTTCCTTTTTTGACAACCTGCTCAGTCAGGTTCCTCGAGCTGTGCTGAGCAATGTCCAGAATCTGAGGTTCCTGGATCTGAATAAGAAACCGATTCAAAGGATCCAGAAAGGAGACTTCAGTTACATGATGCACCTGAAAGAACTTGACATGAGCAGCATGCCTGAGCTAGTGTCCATTGACAGCTTAGCTCTGGATAACCTGCCAGAGCTGACCAAGTTAGAGGCCACCAACAACCCCCGGCTGTCCTTCATCCACCCCAGGTCCTTCTACCGGCTGCCCAGCCTGGAGACTCTGATGCTGAACGATAACGCCCTCAGTGTGCTGCACGCCGACACTGTGGCATCGCTGCCCAACCTGCGGGAGGTCAGTCTGCACAGCAATCCCATCCGCTGCGACGGCATCATCCGGTGGGTCAACATAAACAGAACCTCCATCCACTTCATGGAACCCCTAATCTGTGCAGAACCCCCGGAGTTCCCGAGGCCAGCAGTTCCTTCAAGTGCACTCTCGGCAGATGGTGGAAATCTGCCCCCCTCTGATCTCGCCAAGGAGCCTCCTAGAGCAAGTGGGCGTGGCTTAAGGAAGCTCCATGTCCCTCTACTGCAGAGCGTTtggagaaccagaaccacagaTTTACTGGCTGCTTCCATCGGGCCACCGCTTCTTTCCTGGGACAGTTTCTAATAAATACAACCTGCACCCTGAGGGAACATTGGAGATCTATGGTGCCACCGAGCAGGAGGCGGGGCTCTACACCTGCACCGCCCACAGTCTTGTGGAGGCCGATCTGAAGACTGTTACATTAGCTGTTGGAAGCTACGTTCCTGACCCGTTCAAGCAGCCTGTGAACATAAACATCAGGTCCGTCTAGACTCATTCTGTCCTGGTTTTCTGGGAGAACTCCGGCGGTTGGGCTTTGTCGCTCATCAGCTGGTCGGCTTCAGCTGAGAACGGCAGCTCGCCGAGGCCACTGAGAGCCAGACTTCCTGCTGGCGTCACAACATACCGCGTCAAACGTCTCAGAGCCTCAACGCGCTACCTGGTTTGTGTGCACCTCAGATCGGCACAGCAGGAAGTCCATGGTAACTGCATCAACGTGACCACGAGGGAGGCAGCGGCGCCACAGGAGGCAGCTGAGAGCCGGAACAGACTTCTGATGGCTGCCAGTGCTGTGGGCGTCATCGCGGTGGCTGCGGCGTGTTCCGTCATGCACACTGCTCTAAACAGTCAAGTtctgtaaaaaacaacaacaaaacaaaaaaaaaaactggcagtGGATCAGGCAGAGATACACCCTTTTCTCAGGTTTCCCTCCTTCCTGGAGTTGGGGTCAAGGTGGCAGTGACCTTGATAGACCCAAGGGACGAATCTATGTGAGAACCCTGGTCTTTTCAGTCCAATGGGGTATTTTTAACATCTGCAGGGTGACGTCCCATACATTTTTTTATGTCATCAGTGTGTCATTAAGACATTCTGATTtgtccacatgctgctgctgccatttgtCTTTCTGCCACAATAAACAAAGCAGAGGGTGTTTATTTCAACAAAATGTCCAGTCTGCTGGACAATCAGAGATAGAACTGCACAACAATTTGAATACATAACTGATAAACAATCTTTTTGTTTCAACAATGGCCCAAAAACAGATAAATGTCGGCAGTTATAAACTTGATCTGAAGTCAACAGCGAGTTGATTTTACAGATCTGCTGTTGAACTAAAGACATCAAAAATGTAGCCACAGTCAAATATATGTGAAAATGCCCAGTGTGTGTGGCATTCTTGTATTCGTTACATAATGAGGACCAACGTACACATTTGACTGACAAGGTGAGGACATTGAGTCTGGTCGACAGCATTCGAGCTAACGTACAAACGTGGTGTTCTTGGTGTTTCAGGACTCACCAAAGACAGCTTCTAAACTGAGCTGTATTAACACGTGTTGCTACACATGCAGCTGGGAGCTTTTACTGAACTTTTACTGGCTGGATACTCGTCTCCTTCGTCTCATTGACCTGGAGACGACAACAGATGATGTCCTGACCTTTATAACCGCCGCGAGGATTCACACGAGCGAATGTAAAGAAGATAAAGTTGAGAACAAGCTTATTTATCTGCGGTTGCTCCTGAGGAGGACTCACAGCTTTGGACACGGAGCTGCGCTGCTTCCAGCACTTGCAACCCCTGATAACAGCAAGCGGGAGGGGCTGTTATCACAGAGATTTATGTCCAGCTATTATGCTACCAACATGCTGAGCTGATACCATGGCAATGCAGGAGGCAGCAACTATTGAAACACCCTAAGGACAAATGTCAAGGTGGTTTTGAAGAAGAGGTTCAATGTCCAGCAGGACAACAGGTCACCGACATGGGATGGCTATACGTGTCACATGCTAACTTCAGTGCATGCTTGGCTTGCAGAGTGGCCTGActcagagaggaggtggagggagtgaatcctgctgctcctgctatgATGAAGTGATTCTGCAAGTTGGCATCATCAAAGACTCCCATTAAGCCCAGTCCTTCAAACCAGCATGTGTGCATTTCCGAGAAAAATACCCTTCTAAGGTCGTTTTAAAAGGGTTCCCTTATCAAAGGAACACTTCAAACACTCCAATGAttacacacagatgcacatacacacaaaaaaaccacaGATACACTGAACTGAacaaaggagtgtgtgtgtctcctctcctctcctctcctctcctctcctctcctctcctctcctctcctctcctctcctctcctctcctctcctctcctcctcctgaatcatCTAAGCTGCCAAGCTACCTTCCTGCTATACCATGAGAACAAGTTCTGCACGAGGTTCCTGacagtctgcagcaggaagaggtggGATTCTCATGTATCAACATAACCCTGCTGAAGGACAGCGGGAGATGGATATGAATTCATCACATCAATGTTCATGATGAGGAGGTACAGGGAGAAGGAGCTCATCCAGAGGGCAGATAGGGGGCACTTACAAGTAGctggaagagaaacaggaagaggaggacgatgaggaagaagaagaggaagaggaggaggaggagaagaaatgaTGTCACACTGAGGTTGAAGCCTCCAGCTAGCACATGCTAACGCTGAGATAAATTATGTTTTACTCACAGGACGGAGACGATGTCTCCTCGTTGGACCTGATGGTTCCTGACACTCCACCGGTTCAGCAGGACGACATCACCCGGCCCCGCCTCCGGGTTCAGGGAAGGCTGCtcgcacatgtgcacacacacacacaattagcaataatattaaaaatatagattttttttcaataactCCAGTAGTTTAAGGTAAATGCTGTGCAGTgttggttgtcatggtaacgcAAAGGCTAGAACCAACGTTTGGTGTCAAAGAAGTTTGGAAAACTCGACACTTAAAAAATGTTGGTTGTTTTCTTACCACAATTGAGTGGTGAAAAATGAGAAATTGAGATCAGCTATTTCCCTCAATCAATCGGCTTCGTCTTATCAATGAGCGTAAAACTCTTCACCTAAACATTTAAGGTGATCAATAGAACTCCCATCAGCCCCTGGGAGTGCAGCGGCCATTCCCCCCATGTGTGTATAGGTCACATATTTGGAAGTTTGGCTCTTTCCTGATGCTTTTACAGGAAGTGAAGTTTTGTGGTTTAGTTACCTTTAAATATAGAACCTGTACAAAGCtgacacagcaaaaaaaagacCTTATCAAAGCAGGTTAGAAACACTTTTCCAGGGACTACACAAGAAGAACCATGGGAGAAACCATGAGAAacatgagattaaaaaaaccatgagattaaaaaaaagttacagaTCAAAATAAAGTCCTCACATGATGTTCCCTCTGAGGCTCAGAACTCAGTTTCCATGACGACAATCTGTCTTGCTGCTTATTGTTCGCCAGTGAAACATTTCTGCCAAGGaccaaacaggcagaaacaccTGAGCGTCTGAACACACGCGTTTCCAAACACGAAAGCGCCTTGCGATGTTAGCGTAACGCGATAGCTTGATGCTCACGTCTACAAACACCACTCCTGGGAAGTAAATGTTTTAGACCTGAGCTCGGATGCTTGCTGGATTCTTCTGCAGTTCGCTGATGCGGTGCTGCTAAAATTATTTGGTTTTGTTCTGTTATTCTGCAACATTTAGAAATATTTAGCACATTACAGCATGCTAATATTTGCTAATGGCCAGACACAATCTTAAAAATAGAGCTCGATGTTCCTGACCATCACCGGTGTGATGTCATTCTTTGACTGTGATTCACCCTAAGGTCATCAGAacaagggggcgtggccacatCTCACCTGCATTGAGGCCCCCTCCACCCGCGCCACACAGGCAAAACGGTCGAAGACGGTGAGACTGACAGGAACGGCGACGAAGAAACCGCTAACGAAGGCCCGCAGGTAGCGTCTCCCTGTCCTCACCTGCTGAGCCATCACCTGGACGGACAAcaaggaggaaagaaggaaactTGTGTTCAGCATTAATATTGGGAGTAGATTCAAATAAGATTTACAAATTAACATTCTGTGATTGTTTTAAAATCGCCCCCACAAAACCACAGGATGTCATGTTACCAGCTAGCTATACTTGACCAAATAAGTAGAATGCTTTGGTTTTACTCAAGCTCTTTAAACTCATTAGATACAGTAAGTCCTTCCCTCCGCTCTCCTAACACCTGAACATTGCTCCCTGAAGGCGTCAGTGGGTGTTGCTTCTAATCCCAACAGATTCAACAAAAAGGACTTTAAAATAGATTAGTTGCATGTTTCTGTGTTCACATAAAAATGATAGTTGCGTCTAAAGTTTCCTTTGACAATATATTGATCATTTCTGCA
The nucleotide sequence above comes from Takifugu rubripes chromosome 9, fTakRub1.2, whole genome shotgun sequence. Encoded proteins:
- the immp2l gene encoding mitochondrial inner membrane protease subunit 2 isoform X6; the encoded protein is MTEHAAATAMTPTALAAIRSLFRLSAASCGAAASLVVTLMQLPWTSCCADLRCTQTRSPKNPQQKIIKRVIGLEGDFIRTLSYKNRYVRIPDGHFWIEGDHHGHSLDSNSFGPPLSLFSRCPWGSSMVERLTSFGRPNVGSESKRLCRPTEDLWTSRKRRDEDFLHLLQSPM
- the immp2l gene encoding mitochondrial inner membrane protease subunit 2 isoform X4; this translates as MTSNNNRKTPLTLLVMAQQVRTGRRYLRAFVSGFFVAVPVSLTVFDRFACVARVEGASMQPSLNPEAGPGDVVLLNRWSVRNHQVQRGDIVSVLYLSPKNPQQKIIKRVIGLEGDFIRTLSYKNRYVRIPDGHFWIEGDHHGHSLDSNSFGPVSVGLLHGRASHIIWPPKRWQRIKASLPPNRGPVDIKEEEG
- the immp2l gene encoding mitochondrial inner membrane protease subunit 2 isoform X2 — translated: MTSNNNRKTPLTLLVMAQQVRTGRRYLRAFVSGFFVAVPVSLTVFDRFACVARVEGASMQPSLNPEAGPGDVVLLNRWSVRNHQVQRGDIVSVLSPKNPQQKIIKRVIGLEGDFIRTLSYKNRYVRIPDGHFWIEGDHHGHSLDSNSFGPPLSLFSRCPWGSSMVERLTSFGRPNVGSESKRLCRPTEDLWTSRKRRDEDFLHLLQSPM
- the immp2l gene encoding mitochondrial inner membrane protease subunit 2 isoform X3; its protein translation is MAQQVRTGRRYLRAFVSGFFVAVPVSLTVFDRFACVARVEGASMQPSLNPEAGPGDVVLLNRWSVRNHQVQRGDIVSVLYLSPKNPQQKIIKRVIGLEGDFIRTLSYKNRYVRIPDGHFWIEGDHHGHSLDSNSFGPPLSLFSRCPWGSSMVERLTSFGRPNVGSESKRLCRPTEDLWTSRKRRDEDFLHLLQSPM
- the immp2l gene encoding mitochondrial inner membrane protease subunit 2 isoform X5 translates to MTSNNNRKTPLTLLVMAQQVRTGRRYLRAFVSGFFVAVPVSLTVFDRFACVARVEGASMQPSLNPEAGPGDVVLLNRWSVRNHQVQRGDIVSVLSPKNPQQKIIKRVIGLEGDFIRTLSYKNRYVRIPDGHFWIEGDHHGHSLDSNSFGPVSVGLLHGRASHIIWPPKRWQRIKASLPPNRGPVDIKEEEG
- the immp2l gene encoding mitochondrial inner membrane protease subunit 2 isoform X1, with the protein product MTSNNNRKTPLTLLVMAQQVRTGRRYLRAFVSGFFVAVPVSLTVFDRFACVARVEGASMQPSLNPEAGPGDVVLLNRWSVRNHQVQRGDIVSVLYLSPKNPQQKIIKRVIGLEGDFIRTLSYKNRYVRIPDGHFWIEGDHHGHSLDSNSFGPPLSLFSRCPWGSSMVERLTSFGRPNVGSESKRLCRPTEDLWTSRKRRDEDFLHLLQSPM